A segment of the Frankineae bacterium MT45 genome:
CTTTGGTCACCGAAATCTCCTTCAATTCATTGCCGAAAGTGTGATGGTTGGTGCAGCGTGACGTACTGGTGCGGCCGTGATCGGAGTCAGTCGCTCGGCATTCCCTCCACGCGCAGCACGTTTGCCGGGCGGCGCAGGAATCCCATTCCACCCAGTCCGTCGACCGTCTTGGCCAGTGCCGCATCGGTCGCCGAGTGGGTGACCAGCACCAGGGTCGCCGCGTCCCCGCGCCCCTCCTGCCGGACCGTCTGGATACTGACGCCCTGCTCGGCAAAGGCTCCGGCCACAGTGGCGAGCACGCCGGGACGGTCGGCCACATCGAGGGCGACGTGATAGCGCGTCTGGACCTCGGCCATCGGGACCACCCGCAGGTCGGCGTAGGTGCTGGCGCCGGAGCCCCGGCCACCGTTGCGGCGATTGCGGGCCACCGCCACCAGATCGCCGAGGATCGCGCTCGCGGTCGGCGCGCCTCCGGCTCCTCTGCCGTAAAACATGAGGGATCCGGCCGCATCCGCCTCGACGAAGACGGCGTTGTAGGCGTCGGAGACGCCGGCCAGCGGGTGCGTCCGCGGAATCATCGCCGGATGGACGCGCACCGAGACGCTCTCCTCGGTGCGCTCGCAGATGGCCAGCAACTTCACCGTGCAGCCCATCGCCTTGGCGCTGGCGATGTCGGCCGAGGTGACGTCCGAGATTCCCTCCCGGTACACATCCGACGTGGTCACCCGGGTATGGAAGGCCAGGCCGGCTAGGATCGCCGCCTTGGCCGCCGCGTCGAAACCGTCGATGTCCGCACTGGGATCGGCCTCGGCGTAACCGAGCTCGGTCGCCTCGGCCAGCGCCTCGTCGAAGCCCGCACCGGTGGCGTCCATCCGGGAGAGGATGAAGTTGGTCGTTCCGTTGACGATTCCCATCACGCGCGTGATGCGGTCCCCGGCCAGCGACTCACGCAGTGGGCGGAGCAGCGGGATGGCCCCAGCCACCGCCGCCTCGTAGTAGAGGTCCACCCCGGCCCCGGCCGCCGCCTCGTAGAGGGTCGCGCCGTCCTCGGCCAGCAGTGCCTTGTTCGCACTCACCACGCTCTTGCCAGACTTCAAGGCCTCGAGCAGCAGCGAGCGCACCGGCTCGATCCCGCCGATCACCTCGATGACGAGATCGATGTCGGGCCGGGTGACGAGCGCCTGCGCATCGGTGGTGATTAGCGCCGGATCGATGTCCGGGTGACGGTTCGGCCGGCGGACAGCCACGCCAGCCAACTCCAGCGGCGCACCGATGCGAGCGGCCAGGTCGTCGCCCTGCTCGTGCAGCAACCGGGCCACCTCCGACCCGACGACGCCACAGCCCAGCAGGGCAACCTTCAATGAATCACTCATTTGGTCCACCCTGGGTCCAGACGAAGCAGGTCGTCTTCGGTCTCGCGCCGAAGCAGCACGGAGGTCTCACCCACGCGCACGCCGATCACCGGCGGCCGCGGAACTTGGTTGTAATTACTGGCCATACTCCGGCAGTAGGCGCCGGTAGCCGCCACCGCCAGCAGATCACCGGGCGACACGTCAGCCGGCAGCCAAGCATCCCGCACGACGATGTCCCCGCTTTCACAGTGCTTTCCGACCACCCGGCTGCGGACAAGCTCAGCCGACGAGACCCGATTGGCCAGGGTCACCGTGTACGCCGCATCGTAGAGAGCGGTCCGGATGTTGTCACTCATCCCGCCGTCAACCGAGACATAGTTTCGCGTCAGCTGGTCGTTGATCACCACCGGCTTGATCGTGCCGACCCGGTAGACCGTGATCGCACCGGGGCCGACGATCGCCCGCCCCGGCTCCACAGCCAGGCGCGGTGGGGTGAGGTCGGCCGCGGCCGACTCGCGATCAACGATCTCGCGCAGCCGATCCGCGATCTCTTTGGCCGGCTGCGGCTCATCGCCACTGACGTAGGCGATACCGAGGCCGCCGCCGAGGTTGAGCACCTCGACCTCCACACCGGTGAGGTCGCGAAGCTCGCGGGCCAGTGCCACGACCCGGTGCGCCGCCACCTCGAAGCCCGCGGTGTCGAAGATCTGCGAGCCGATGTGCGAGTGCAGGCCGACGAGTTCGAGCGCGCCGGTCTCGATGATCTCCTGGGCCGCCCGCAGCGCATCGCCATCCTTCAGTGAGAATCCGAATTTCTGATCCTCGTGCGCGGTGGCGATGAACTCATGCGTATGAGCCTCGACGCCGACGGTGACCCTGATCAGGACGCGCTGACGCACGCCGGCCGCCTGGGCGATCGAGGTGAGTCGCTCGATCTCGTCGAAGGAGTCGACGACGATGCTCCCGACGCCGACCTCGACGGCTCGGGTGAGCTCCGAGACGCTCTTGTTGTTGCCGTGTAGGGCGAGACGCTCCGGCGGGAACCCGGCGGCCAGAGCGATCGCCAGCTCGCCACCGGTGCAGACGTCCAGGTTCAGCCCCTCGGCCTCGATCCAGCGGGCCAGTTGAGTGCAGAGGAACGCCTTGCCGGCGTAGTAGACGTCGGCGCCGTCGAAGGCCGCGGCGTAGGCCCGGGCCCGGCCGCGAACGTCGGCCTCGTCCATGAAGAACGCCGGTGTGCCGTACTCGCCGACCAGGTCGCTGACCGAGACGCCGGCCAGGTGGAGTTCGCCGTCTATGCGCTCGATGGAGGCGGGCCAGATCGCCGGGTCAAGGTCATGGACGTCGGATGGCAGGCCAAATCCCGAGGATTCGGGTAGCACGTCGGCGTGCCGCGGACCGGCCGGGTGCGCTGATCGGCTCATGAGTCATTCCTCTTCGCGCGAGCGCTCATCGGGGCAATCGCTCCGCTCCTCGCTCGTACCTCGCTGCGATGCTCACTCATGCGTCATTCCTCTTCGCGCGAGCGCTCATCGGGGCAATCGCTCCGCTCCTCGCTCGTACCTCGCTGCGATGCTCACTCATGCGTCATTCCTCTTCGCGCGAGCTCTCACGGCGGCAGAAGCTGCGCTCATCACATGCGGTCCGGCGCGCTCACGCCCAGCAGGCCCAGGCCGTTGGCCAGCACGACCCGGGTCGCCTCGCAGAGCCAGAGACGCGCATCGGTCAACGCCGTCGCCTCCTCGTCACCCTGGGGCAGCACCCGGCAGGCCTCGTAAAAACGGTGGTAGCCCCCGGCCAGCGACTCCAGGTAGTGGGCAATCCGGTGTGGTGAGCGCAGATCGGCGGCCGAGGCGACCACGCGGGGAAATTCGCCGAGCGCCCCGAGCAGGTCACTCTCCCGGTCGTGGACGAGTAGTCCGAGGTCGGGCTCAGCCGAACGGACGATGCCGAGGTCGGCCGCATTCCGCTGCAGCCGGGCCAGCCGGGCATGCGCGTACTGGACGTAGTAGACCGGATTGTCATTCGACTTCTTCGACAGCAGGTCGAGGTCGATGTCCAGCACCATGTCGATCGAGGACCGCGACAGCGAGTAGCGCGCCGCGTCAACGCCCACGGCGTCGACGAGGTCCTCCATAGTGATCACCGTTCCGGCCCGCTTGCTCATCCGGACTGGCTGGCCGTCACGCACCAGGTTCACCAGCTGGCCGATGAGCACCTCGACCACCGCCGGATCATCACCGAAGGCGGCGGCCGCCGCCTTCAGCCGGGCGATGTACCCGTGGTGGTCAGCACCGAGCATGTAGATGCAGAGATCGAAACCACGACTGCGCTTGTCCCGCAGGTAGGCGAGGTCACCGGCGATGTAGGCCGCGTGGCCGTCGCTCTTGATCACCACCCGATCCTTGTCGTCGCCATAGTCGGTGGTGCGCAGCCACCAGGCGTTCTCGGAGTAGTAGAGGGCGCCGGACTCCTTCAGGTACGAGACCGCCTGATCAACCGCGCCCGACTCGTGGACCGAATTCTCGTGGAAATAGACGTCGAAGTCGACCCCGAACTCATGCATCGAGGCCTTGATCTCGCCGAACATCAACTCGACGCCCTGGCTGCGGAAAATCTCCTGCGCGACGTCGGGGGCAGCGGTGAGCACCTCGGGCGACCGGGCCACGACGGCAGCGGCGATCTCGTCGATGTACGTGCCGGCGTAACCGTCCTCGGGTACGTCCTGACCGTGGGCCCGGGCCAGCAGTGACCGCGCGAACCGGTCGATCTGCGCTCCGTGGTCGTTGAAGTAGTACTCCCGGGTGACGCTGGCACCGGTGGCCTGCAGGATCCGGGCCAGCGAGTCACCGACCGCGGCCCACCGCGTGCCACCGAGGTGTATCGGACCGGTCGGGTTCGCCGAGACGAACTCGAGGTTGATGTTGCGCCCGGCATAGGCGCTCGAGTGGCCGAATGAGGGTCCCGCCTCGACGACCGTGCGGGCCAACTGGGCCAGCACATCGGCGGCCAGGGTGATATTCAGGAACCCGGCGCCGGCCACCTGCACCGATGCGATTCCAGTAACCTCGCGCAGCCGGACCGCGATGGCCTCGGCGATCTCGCGTGGCGGCTTCCCCGCGCTCTTGGCCAACCGCAGGGCGATGTTCGTGGCGTAGTCACCATGATCGCGATTCTTCGGGCGTTCGACGTGCGCCTCTTCAGGCAGCATTCCGGCGAAATCACCCGATTTCTGACAATCGGCGACGGCCGCGAGCACGGCGGCGGAGAGTTCAGCAGGGTTCACTCGCATAATCCTAGTGGCGGGGGCGACTCTATTCGTCCCGGACCGGCCGCTCACCGAAGACTGACGGGCGACTTACCAGGCTGACCCAGCCTGGCTCGGGGTATGGTCAGCGCTGTCTTCACGGGCTGCTCTCAGGCGCGACTTCTACACTCAGAGGCGTCGCCTTATCACTTCTGCGTGCCGGACGACACACGTACACCAGTAATCAGCAAGCAAAGGCAGGCCATGGCACAGCGCAACCAACCCGTCCGTCCGGCGACCAAGACGAAGTCCCCCGCCGACGCTCCGAGTACCCCCAAGCCTGCCGCCAAGCCGCCGGTACGTAAGCCGGGCAAGTCGATCGTCAACCAGCGCCAGACCCCGTGGGGCCTGATCACCGTAGCCGTCCTGCTGGTCATCTTCGCCGCGTCCGTCGTCGGGTACGCCGTGCACGCGAGCAACAGCAAGAGCACGCCGAGCGCCGCCGGTGAGACCTCCTCCGGTCCCAAGAAGGACGTCGCCGCGTCGACCGTCTCCAAGGAGCAGATCCTGAAGGACCTGCCTGGCATCACGGTGAAGACGTTCGACCGCAACCACGTCGAGGGCGTCATCGACTACGGTGCCGATTCGCCGCCGTTCGGTGGCAACCACAACCAGAACTGGGCCGAGTGCACCGGCATCGTCTACTCGAAGCAGATCGCCAACGAGAACGCCGTCCACACGCTGGAGCACGGCGCGATCTGGGTCACCTATAACCCCGACCTGCCGGCGGCCGACGTGGCCAAGCTGGCGGCCAAGGTCAGCGGCAACAACTACATGCTGATGACCCCGTACGCCGGCCTGAAGACCCCCGTCTCACTCCAGGCGTGGGGCTACCAGATGTTCTTCCAGTCGGTCGACGACCCGAAGATCGACGTCTTCATCAAGGACCTGCGACTGA
Coding sequences within it:
- a CDS encoding homoserine dehydrogenase; translation: MSDSLKVALLGCGVVGSEVARLLHEQGDDLAARIGAPLELAGVAVRRPNRHPDIDPALITTDAQALVTRPDIDLVIEVIGGIEPVRSLLLEALKSGKSVVSANKALLAEDGATLYEAAAGAGVDLYYEAAVAGAIPLLRPLRESLAGDRITRVMGIVNGTTNFILSRMDATGAGFDEALAEATELGYAEADPSADIDGFDAAAKAAILAGLAFHTRVTTSDVYREGISDVTSADIASAKAMGCTVKLLAICERTEESVSVRVHPAMIPRTHPLAGVSDAYNAVFVEADAAGSLMFYGRGAGGAPTASAILGDLVAVARNRRNGGRGSGASTYADLRVVPMAEVQTRYHVALDVADRPGVLATVAGAFAEQGVSIQTVRQEGRGDAATLVLVTHSATDAALAKTVDGLGGMGFLRRPANVLRVEGMPSD
- a CDS encoding arginyl-tRNA synthetase, giving the protein MNPAELSAAVLAAVADCQKSGDFAGMLPEEAHVERPKNRDHGDYATNIALRLAKSAGKPPREIAEAIAVRLREVTGIASVQVAGAGFLNITLAADVLAQLARTVVEAGPSFGHSSAYAGRNINLEFVSANPTGPIHLGGTRWAAVGDSLARILQATGASVTREYYFNDHGAQIDRFARSLLARAHGQDVPEDGYAGTYIDEIAAAVVARSPEVLTAAPDVAQEIFRSQGVELMFGEIKASMHEFGVDFDVYFHENSVHESGAVDQAVSYLKESGALYYSENAWWLRTTDYGDDKDRVVIKSDGHAAYIAGDLAYLRDKRSRGFDLCIYMLGADHHGYIARLKAAAAAFGDDPAVVEVLIGQLVNLVRDGQPVRMSKRAGTVITMEDLVDAVGVDAARYSLSRSSIDMVLDIDLDLLSKKSNDNPVYYVQYAHARLARLQRNAADLGIVRSAEPDLGLLVHDRESDLLGALGEFPRVVASAADLRSPHRIAHYLESLAGGYHRFYEACRVLPQGDEEATALTDARLWLCEATRVVLANGLGLLGVSAPDRM
- a CDS encoding diaminopimelate decarboxylase, translating into MSRSAHPAGPRHADVLPESSGFGLPSDVHDLDPAIWPASIERIDGELHLAGVSVSDLVGEYGTPAFFMDEADVRGRARAYAAAFDGADVYYAGKAFLCTQLARWIEAEGLNLDVCTGGELAIALAAGFPPERLALHGNNKSVSELTRAVEVGVGSIVVDSFDEIERLTSIAQAAGVRQRVLIRVTVGVEAHTHEFIATAHEDQKFGFSLKDGDALRAAQEIIETGALELVGLHSHIGSQIFDTAGFEVAAHRVVALARELRDLTGVEVEVLNLGGGLGIAYVSGDEPQPAKEIADRLREIVDRESAAADLTPPRLAVEPGRAIVGPGAITVYRVGTIKPVVINDQLTRNYVSVDGGMSDNIRTALYDAAYTVTLANRVSSAELVRSRVVGKHCESGDIVVRDAWLPADVSPGDLLAVAATGAYCRSMASNYNQVPRPPVIGVRVGETSVLLRRETEDDLLRLDPGWTK